A stretch of DNA from Malus sylvestris chromosome 9, drMalSylv7.2, whole genome shotgun sequence:
TCACCTTTGATGTAAGCCCACCAAGGGAAGGCCTCACAACACCATAGCCCATAGAGACCATTAAAAGTATCACACGTGCTACCGTGCGCTTGACTGTCCCAAAGGTAACAGCCCATACAGTTATCCCAGTTGGCCTGACGCCTGTCTCGTTGAATTCAGCATACTCAAAATACCACAAAGCCATCTCTAACATACCGAGTGTTATTACCAGAGTGATGCAGTTCTGCAACGGGAAAACTTCTCTCCAGAATCTTGCATACTGTGAGAACCAACCGATCCCGAGTATGACAAAGGCAAAGGACATGAACCCATAGAAATTCATAAAAGGAGCCATTCTACCAGGTAAATACCCAGTAGGATTTTTCCATATAGTTTTCCCCTCCACAACCACATCCTTAATACTCAGATCACAATGAATAAAATACAAATTGTACATCCCGGTTTTCGTAATCGGTATGGATTTGGACGGCAATGTAGCAACTTCCTCATGTTCTTCAAATGAGACACCAAAAACCTGGGGCCAACCTGGATTCTCAGTCGACTGGCGGTGAATGATCTCTCCTTGTGCACACACCCCCAATTTTGCCAGATCCCCTGAGCAACATACTGCTCTTTGACCGCCATAAGCTGAACCCCCAATGGTCTCTCTATCTTCCACCTCAAAAACAATGGCATGGACTGGCCATGAGCTCAGGTTTGCAGATTCTCTGCTCCTCCGAAACGTAACCTTTTCGAAGCTGGTTTCGAATTACAAAAGCAAATCAGATAATGGTTTTGTACAAACAGGGTGCAACAATAACACATGAATTGGGTTAATCACTTTGAATAGTCCCAGTAAAAAAGCTGTTGACTTTCTACTAACCAAGTAATTTGCGAACCCAATAAATCAAATACTCAAATGAACTCAATTGTGCATCAGATCTTAGCCGATTGCAAGTTAAAACTGGAGAAGTAAAGAGAGTGAAATGGGGAAATGGAATTCTATGATGTACTTTACCGTATGAAAGAGTCGCCGTTGACAGAGTCGGAGGCGGACTGAGCAGGGGAAGAAGAGTAAATTCCCTCGCTGCCGCCGTGGACGACGAAGGCGCTGCCTTTGGTGGCGAATCTCTCAGCGGCGTACTTGTGGACCGATGCCTCCGCGCTCAAAACGCAGAGCAGAAACGCAAGGAGAGCAGGAGCTGGAGAGCACCGCATCATAAATTCAAATCCCTAATTCCCAATTCTACAAAATCTCGAATCTGAGAGACCCCGAGGAGAAGGAAGTGGAAGCTTCTCTGTGTGTGGTCTGTGAAATGAAATCGGATCTGTTTTTGTATACTCACTCTCTCTGCGTGTAGTGTGTGCTAATTCAACTTAGGAGCTGCTGGGATCATGCTAAGtatgtttaattaattaattagtgttTTAACGTTTTAGGTGGAGAGAGTTTCGTGTGGAATGCACGTATGGGGTGGTTTTCATGTGAGTGGGTTTAGAGCCGGTTAGTCAGCATAAACGTCGGTGACAGTGTCTGATGATTATTATTACTAGCATATGTACACAttgtgtgaaattttttatttttattcttaaaataaaagaaaagatgaagagagtgagagagaacaCGGAAGTGGGGAGTGAGGAAaagagggttttttattttttataaaattagagagaaaaagtgggGAGTGTGAAATTATTTTActgttattaatattttcaaaaaaaaaagtttttgataTGATTGTAAACTTTcgctgtaagatcccacatcgaccaacggagatgAGGAgatggggtgatgtgccttatatgtacatgctcccctccctatagcacgagaccttttgggaactcattggcttcggattctatcggaactccgaagttaattgagttcgggcgagagcaatcctaggatgggtgacccattggaaagttctcgtctgagttcccagaaacaaaaccgtgacggaatggtaagcccaaagtggacaatatcgtgctacggcagagtcgagaCTAGGATGTGaaagaatggtatcagagccattctATCGTTCGGTGCGGATGTGCTGGCGAGGACGCGGGGTTCCCCTTAAGTCGGTGCGGTTGTGCTGGTGAGGACGTTGGGTTCCCCTTAagtggggtggattgtaagatgtCACATCGACCAACGAAGAGGgtgtgatgtgccttatatgtacatgatTCCCTCCCTATAACACgatgccttttgggaactcactggcttcggattccatcgaaaCTTTGAGGTTAAGCGAGATTGGGtgagagcattcctaggatgggtgatccccctgggaagttcttgtgccgaaacccaaaaacaaaaccttgaggCCCCGTTTGGCACACCGTATAAGACATCGGATAGTATTAATAATACGGAGTACGGTGTTTGGTGTCCAATTGTATTAAATAGCCACCGGATTAAACAATCCGGTCCCACCTACTTTATACGGTAAACACCCGCTTGTTTATCCTCTCCAAAACCACGGGACAGTTTAGTCGGGTCCTTCCTCTCCAGACGCAGCCGTGTCACTGCTCCAGCATAGCCGTCCTTCTCGACGGTGATGATGTTACCTCCCACCTGGTCCTTAGCCTCCGTGACTATGACAATCGGAACGGCGTCGCCGTGCTTGGTAGCCAGCACCTGAGCGATGCAGAGCCCACTGATTCCACCGCTCACCACCACGCAGTCAACAGAGGTGaacatcttcttcttcgtttccCCTCCCTTTCTTCTTCCCCCTCCTTCCCACAAATCCCAAAACCCAATTCCTTTGCCGGCGAACCTGCAAAGcagaaactaaaaaaaaaaaagcaatggaatttgaagaagaagaagaagaatacggggaagaaagagaaggattGGGAAATTCAaagatttgaagaagaagaagaagaatacagggaagaaagaagaagaagaacccgGTTGTAGCTAAGCGAACCCAGTCCTCCTCTCCTCAATACttttgctgggttgatttgtagctaaaaaaaataaaaaagagaaggaTTGGGAAAAAAAAACGATGAGAATTTGAAAGGTGGGTTTTGCTGGGTTTCTTGTTGCTGCCTTTGTGGTGGGGTTCGTTCAGGGAGCAGACGGGGAAGAAGAACAaaggatagagagagagggattttGGGGGGTTTGCGGCGGAGAGATCTGGGAACAAAAGAGAGGATTtcagtttatttttttaattttattttaagtttgattcctCCTATCCGGTATaataccaaacacagtataaataatacggttaTTTGTCCGATTCTGCACCAAACGCCTGACTAATTTAGTAAGTACTATCCGgtggctatttatcctatccgacagaaatagtcagtacagtccgagctgccaaactAAGCCTGAGGGAAtagtaagcccaaagcggacaatatcgtgctacggtggagtcgagatTGGGATGTGACATCCGCAATTTGAATTTTCGTAAACAAGTATGCAGTCATCTATTTGGCTGTCAAGAAAACAGAGGAAACGAGAAAACTACATTTTCTTCTATTTCATCTTTGTACAATACACATTTTTTTGTCTTAAATCTCCAGagtttgtaaatattttggggGGTTTGGGGGGTTTGGGGTTCGAGAGAGAGTGAAGAGAGTGAAGGAGGGTTGACGTGTGATGTTGTGCGCTTCGGTGAGGGTGGTGAGAAGTGTGAGCGTGAGGGGGATTTTGGGTTGGAAGTGTGCTCgggtggggaagacgaactgggttttggctttttttaattaattattttaatttttaatttttttattaagtgttTAGCCACTTGGCATAAATGTGCCAGTCACGACAGTACAAATAGGGACCCTTATTtaccacatcatcacttaacgatttacttaacagattttctaacggatgtctgaaattgaaataaaatgataagtaaatgtatgaaagtgaaatgttttaaagatgttgtaagaaattgaaatcgaccccaaacctgagggggtaaaatgtaatttacccttggttttttttttaattttttaaattagagagGAGAAAATCAggcttaaacaaaaaaaatagcaagattttgttttgtgaaattacgtTGATGTCATTAACTATTTTATTGTGATAGAAGATAAAAATGTCTTTTCATCATCTTATGATTAatgatttgtttgtttgttttgggcaGTTATGTGATGATGCCGTGAAAGTCAATGTGGCGGTGATTAGTTTTTTCATTAATAAAACCGGACTCTACCATAAATTATAGACGGAATTGAAAAAGCACCATATGAACATTATAAAAGTGTGGAAGGATGGTGAAATAGTAAAAACGCATCATGCGTTACAGTAAAAGAGAATCGGCTATTATCATATATTCTTGCCATACTTAGGTGTCAGATAATTCTCAATTCCATGATGAAATTGCAAGTGTACGCGGCCTGGACCCATAAAACAATTAGATTGAGTCTCTATATTTCCTGTATTAGTGATCAATCTGTAAAGGGTCCAGGCCGAAAACACGAGCAATCCCAAAAGACAAATATTCTTGCTGTCCAGTAGACTTCTTTGATCTTCTTTGTTTCGTCAAAAGGTCTATGAACAAACTAAATTCGGGTTCCCTAGAACTTTTGAATCCACAAAAaaaatggtgaagcttttaaagcaAAGGGACACTTGTACTAATTCAGCCAAATATTACAGAAAGAAATTAGAACAACTGTTGATTGAAATTCTAATTTTCGAAGATTTGACATGTACCATCTACGAACATCGGCCAACtacaggaagaagaagagaatgaatAGCAGCCGCTATAATATTTGCGGACGGGCGAGCGACTCGTTTAATCCATATCAAGGAACTCCATTCTTTTTCTCATTGTACCTTTAAGATCAGAAGCTTCTCTTTCTGCTTTCTGTGCCTGCATAATTACAAAGCTAATCATCAATACAGGCTTCCGTTCAAGTAATAAAGCAAAGTGCGTCCAAATATAACAAACAAAGCAGacccaaaaatcacaaaaacactGTCACAAAAAATTGACATAGATGTCAACCGAAAACGAAAGGACAGTCTTTCAATTTACATATAATCTTGAGAGAAATTAAGCCACAATTGCAGTGCCCCACCATCTGGAAAGCCCCCCTAATTCAGACTCACGCAAGAACCAACccgttcaagaaattcggcCTCTACGTTCAAAAATTTGCTTGACCCCAGTTTTGGTTGACCTAGAACCAATTAGTGATTCCAAATACATTAACGAAAAAAAGGAAAGCGGGAAACATTTTTCCAAAAATCATTTTGAAAAAAAGGGATTAGACCTCAATGGTCCTTGGAATTCCACCTACCAACGGAAACTCTTCACAAAAAATATTTGGGGTAATAGTCACCAAGTCTTAGTCTAGCACAGTTGGAGATTCCACTCATACTTCTGCATGTGCATGATCTTTGCTTTTTATGTGTACATAAATAAAGATAGAACAAGTGGCACTAACCCGCCTCTCATGGTATGCGTACCTTCAGAACATAATGCTTAAGGCGCAACTAAATCGAGTGGTTCAATCATCCCATAAGTCCTTTCCTAAATGTGCTCAACTATTTGCTTCAAAACTGCACCATTCACCTACTAATTTTCATCGAGGATTTTAGTCTCAAATCTTCTTAATATCTATGTCAAAACCAGTGTTTTAAAACCATACAGCTTTCCGACTTCATAAACATACCTTAACACTAGAGCTATAAACTTGAACAATTGAAGACCAAAGCAGATAATAAGGAAAAAGGAAGAGAGTGAGGTAGTTTATATCAACACACCATTTATAAAGATTATCGAGCTGGCAACACTTACCCTTTTAATTTCTGCAGCTGAAACGCGAGTCATGTGTGGTGGAAGTTCCTCCCTTTCCGAATCCTAAAACATCAAGTGCAGATATAAACATTATTCAATGATGCATATTTTGAGTTATAGATGACAAAGCAACTAATAATGTACCATACCAGCTCGCCAATTAGAACAACATTCTCCCCACGGATGACGTAAAGACCCAAGGGGATGTCACAGTAAAGATCCCCAACAATGGCTCTCTCACATGCACCCTCAAGAACGGCATTGGCTACAAATCAGAAATAACTATTACTTCAGAATCTTCATTAAACTTACAATATAATTTGCCCTCAAAAAACAGAGAAGATAATGTTAGTACCGAATTGATCAAAAGACCGAAGTATCCCCAAAAGTTTTCGACCATCACGGAGCAGCACAAGAAGCTTCTCTGCAGCATGAATAATAGCATTAGACCACCACACCTCAACAGTGAAAAAATGATTGGTTGACCCACCAGTCCTAAACTCCAGCATCTTTTCACTAGTACTCAACTCAAAATCGACATTGAAACCGGGATTTAAAGGAATACTCAAACAGCAAAACTTCAATACAAGAAAACAAATTTTCTGCAGGACCCTACCTGTAAAACCAATCTGAATTTAAGCAACAAATACTAGAAGAAAAACCCAAATGGTAAAAAGAACAAATCTTTCAACTATGTCAGACAGTCAGAAcacaattaataaaaacaacTAGAAACTAGAAAGAATTACCATCAAATTCATACaactaatgaaaaattataaccccagaaaaaaaaagtataaattagagagagggagagcatACTGTCAAGGTAGCTAGCAAGAGAAGTGGAAAGGTAGACATCTTCTGGGCCTGCCCAAGACATTGATGCTTCTTCTTCTCAATTCCAAAAACTCAAACTTTTTCGGTTTCTCAAAAATCACCGAAAAATTCACCAATTTCCAAACCAACAATGGCATTGGCAGCTCAGCCTTTTCTCCGATGCCTCCCCAAGACCCTTCAATTTTCCTCCAAAATAACGACTCCTAATCCGAGAACCAGAAATTTGAACAAAAGACCGAAACTTTAACGAACTGAGCAAGAAAATCCTAGCCTTTTCAGATCCAAAAACCATAGAATTTGAGGAGGGTCAGAGGACTTCCGGATTGATGGGACTGGatagaattttaataaaaaatactcAGATCCAATCGGCCGGGAAGAGTTTGAGAGAGGGGGTGGGGGGATTTAGCCGAGAAAAAGAGGGGGGTTCGAGGGGAAGTGCGAGAAAATGCAGAGTAATTGAGGCAAAGGGTGATTTTATTTGTTAGGGGAGAATCACAAGTCTAGGGTTTGGACTTTGGAGAGTGACATAGTGGTGGGATGGAAGTTAGGGCAACCTAAATTAGGGTTAATTTGGTATTTctgtactttaaaaaaaaattgtttctgctgTACTGTAAAAATAAGTAgctgtaaaataaaatatttacgtgtttagtaaacttttattgtaaaagtgattttaacaaaaaaaaaattgttcaagtgtttggtaaactttatATAAAACTGTTTTGACAATGTTAAATGGCTAAAaaagtataattttttaaaatgggATTTATGGGATTTGCCGTGTCCTCCCCCTCCCCGCCCCCCCCCACAACCCGTGTCCCCCTTAACCTTCCATCACCACCCCACCGCCGCCCTATCTTCCTCCATCTCCATTTCTCTCCCAAGGTTTTActaaacaaaaactgaaaatgaaTTGTGAATTTTATGGGATTTAGTCCTTGAGGATCTGTCTTCAAATCGGAAAACCCATATGTAGTCGAATCTTTGCCATCGAAACCCGGTCTTGACGATTTGCCGGAAAGCTGTGTGGCGATGATTCTGGGGTATTTGGACCCGTCGGGAAACCCAGTTTCTCCTCCTCCGATTCCAATCTCCTGAGTCCCTTCACCTAAGCCTTATCCTTCACCCCATCTCTCTGTCGTCCCATCTCATCCGCCGCCATGACTCCACCACCCTCACGATCGAGACGTCCCTTTCCTTCACCTTCCACAACTACGAGCCACCGTCGTGCACACTCGAGACCACTTCCAAGGAGCTTATGAAGTTCTTCCACGACATGGCGTTGATGCGCCGGATGGAGATTGCGAGGAGAAAGAGGTTATAATTGGGTTTAAGAAAGTTTCATTAAACTTTATTGTTCATCATcctactttgaaaaaaaaagctggTTTTGAGAAGCAGCAAAATGCTGCTTCCATTGTTCTGCTTATTTTGGCTGAAACTTTGAAAAGAAGCACTTATTTTTacatttaccaaacacattttccaccccaaatttttttcatagctgcttttttatataatttaagTTGTGCCAAACTGGTATTTAGGAATGTGTTAGTAATTCCCCtgttggttttgattttggGTTTGGCTTATTTTTTGAGATGGCCTTTCAACTAAGGGTGGGCATGGTTTGGTTCGGTGCATTTTGAGTGAAATCGCAACCGAAATCGTAACTTTTTGCGGTGcagttcggtgcggttttgaaactaaaaccaaaatgaaaccaaagcgtttggtttggtttggtgtgatttcaaacggtttcggtttagtttttaagaaaaaatatacaatttaaaatttatacttATCTACACATAACACCGTCTCATTTTCCACACAATACATTAATTAACCAACCCATATGAGAATTCTTTTCTTTACTCTAGCTAGCTACTTGCATAGACGATAGTATGTGAGCAGGAAAAAGCACCCAAATGGAGTGTTGCGGCTTATTACTTGATTAGATATTCGGTCTTTGCATCTCTCCTTATGTGACTACTCTTATTTGATGCTCATTGTTTCTTTTTAAGTTTTCATTTGCACTTTTAATTAGTATATTATATAGGTTGTCATTCTGAACttgaaaattagggttttgaagtgCTTTTACTGGTGATAAAATTTCCATCTTTTCCTGTAAAGAAACATTGAGATGCCAAACTCGATGATGGATATAACTtggaaaaaaattatcattatTATGACATATACATACTAAATGTATGGACTCTAACAAACAACTAATTAAAATATGGCATCTAATTTGAGGTGtagtttcggtttcggtttcggtatggttttcaaaagccaaaatcaaaaccaaatcgTTTCCTACAATGCGGTTCGTTTTTAAAATCGCATAATCGAACCGTTTGGTGCGGTccgatttggttcgtgtttcggtttcaaGTGTCCACCTCTACTTTCAACTGAATTTCAAGTCCATTTTACTATtcgaaacaattttttttggctttttatctaaaatggtcattgagatttgtaTAACTTCTTATTTTGAtctctgagatttaaaattgatagaatTGGTCCTTCagtttgtccatcatcaatcatttttgtcatttcgtgaaaaatctccattaaataaaaataaaatgacaaaagtatcttcaatttttatcaaatcaTTGTGgtctattgtttattaaattgagggtagttttataattttaatctttatttaacATGACTATtcacggaaggaccaaaattattgatggtggacaatcttaggaACCACttgtattgatttcaaatctcagggaccaaagtgaggagttatgcaaatctaaGGGACTATTTTGGCTAGAAAGCCAAAATATTATTACTTTACATCTTAAAGAGgtagaaaatgtgaataaatttaaacctaaaagtgcctaaatgtaaGAGTGCGCTTGTGAGCGGGAacgaacccatttcacacgtgatgtcagagcataagtaaagtatagtaaaagtagaatgagaattataccatcgaaggtaatctccaataccaagatttgccaagaatcatTGTCGACACGAAAGCTCAGCTGCTAAAACCTGAAGGGGGTGAAacacaagggtgagtgggcctaaaaataaagcgttgtaaaaaccttttcgaaaacataaCCCCTCATTGTAaaataagtatagtttccaaaatatacataatacatatagtgtgaaaatacttaccataaaCCATAATATCATGAGCATACAACATTTCACAATATctcataaataaacacataataATCCGGTAATCACAACAACTCGCAAAAACGAATATCAAATCGAATGAtcatcgacatatgctgacacaTGAGTTCATGCAAAGATATTCTGACATGACCATGACTAtgtgtaataatgatttaatCTCTAGTACtataatcacgtgaagactggtgctATGTGCATCACATATGAGTCATAATTGCCTATAAGAcaaagtgagcgtacggtgcgatgtgaacatacacgtgaagcttgGCCCTAGCCTAGGCAAGTACAAACACCAGTGTAGCACATGAtgtgtaacaacccgtcccgaaTCATTTTACAGATTTTGGAATAGaagggcattttggtaatttctCCTTGTTGGGCTAGATACTTTGAAATGGTTACTTTTGggtcttaattggtgagccacTTGGGGGCCAACCCTTACAACCTTGTCCCCCGGCCCActttccctctccctctcttttgTCCCTTCTCGTGACAAACTCAcagttctttctctctctctttcccctcACTTTCTCACTTTCTCTCAAACCCCCATCTCGAACTCTTTGTCTCGGCAAGCTCCCCTTTTCCTCTCTGaaccacacacacagagtaaCCCCAAACCACCACCACTTGGACGGAGATGCTTCCAAAACTCCGTATCAAACACCAAAGAACTCCACAGTGACGTCACTATTCATTGTCTTCCATGATGTGTTTTGTGATTTCTCGACGTAGATAAGCTTATAGAAACTCTTAGGATGTGTTTTAGGGTTAGATCGAAACTTGTTTTAAGTTTTACATACGTGTTAATCATAGACAATAGCTCGAAGTAGCTTTTCCTagttttccagccaaaccacgatgagttagctgtcgtgcaaggtatcattctcttcatctGGTTGAGTACGACAActggtttttgaatcactcgatttggtTGAGTATGGAATAAGTTATGAGCGCTTGAAATGTTGCCTAAAATCCGGCCAACCTATGGCCTAAAACTAGGTCAACTTGACCTAAACCctcaaacccaaatccaaaacccttTTAACCTGGGCCCAGCCCAGCTTAATTACCTGGCTCAGTTCTAACACCCAAGCCTAGATGCCAACCACAGACCAGAAACCAAACCCAAAGCCCATACCCAGATCTGACCCATTGACTGTTGACTGTTGACTTTTTGGTTGACTTTTTTGGATTTCGGCATGAAcccctcctaggctaatttcgacatcTTGATTCCAAATCTGTGTTCCGTTTTCTCAAATTCAATCTttttagtatagttttattaattggtctCTTTATGTACTTAGGTGCATTTGTTTATGGCGTTTCCGTTTTTGCTAGTTTGTACGGCTCTTCGACGGTGatgtatctgtgagtggaccccttccaaatgcatattttactattagaaatgcatatatgaaaaacatgatttaatggctacgttttatgaaacgtttatgagtaaattggatttacactttatgatATATCATGCTCTTTCGACTTTACGTTCTTTgtggtatatatgattgatgactatATACCTACTTATGTACGTGGTTTTACGATATGACGTTATAGTACTGAGCTCCaatttgagatatatatatatatatatatatatatatatatatatatatatatattagaaatattatgttaatgttCTTTTGTGCTTACTTAGTGGTTATTCAATGATACTGCCTACGGGCGAAGTGGCTTCAGCCGAAAGATATTTATATTTGGCTTTGGCCGGGCGTTTGTAGATGGCTTCGGCCGGAAGATATTTATATTTGTCTTCGGTCAGGAGATGTAGTGGCTTCAGTCGATTATGATAACACTACTAAGCatattatatatgatatatgttttacgcaaaggttttatggcatgctagggtttttggaaaacctattacatttTATACTaatgagttttcataaacttaaGGGGTTAGTACATTGATGAATAACTGTTTCGgtattacttatatataaacttggtccactcgtgttttgttttgcgcccccttatGACTTAGATtcgaggcatacaatctcgGCATCAGGGCACTCCCGCAtcagcatcttcgagtcctctcggtgtaggacccatctccttgtttattcaattttatattattccttTTTAGTGTCTCGATTTAGTTGTATGCTATGAATACGTTCCACAAATGCATAAtcattgtaattaaatttacaagttttatttatgtcgGTTAGTTGTTCTTAGTTCTCATGCATCCTAATATGGCATTGTCAccttcaggtgtcggccaacatgtTCCTACCCTGGTGTTTGGTGAATATCAGGGTTGTGTGTGTCATGATGAGCAGATAATATAATTATGATCATATAACGGTAAttgataattctagtcaaccATAACATTATTCATGGCCGCAAATATAATTAAAGCATCCCATAATAGTACTCATATCTGTGCATTCCGCaggattcaaaataatttcataattctCAACATTACAACATTTCTTATAAACGTTAAACTAATTATGGCAATCACGTAGAAAATTCATTATTAAATATATCTATACatatggaaactaaataaatatatatactttgttgatgcacaaaatcagtgaggactttggtacaacagaaagtgttaagtttgtgaccttcgctagattgctccggtcactagtgtggataagtatgtaaatggatagggacagggaagcaaacacaagatgtacgtggttcacccaaattggctacgtccacggagtagaggagttctcattaattgtgaagggtttacacaagtacataggttcaagctctcctttaacgcgtactagtgaatgatttagtacaaatgacattaggaaatattgtgggagaatgatctctttttatagaagagtttctagctttgttttgacattgacacgtgtcatgttgtgattggcttctgatgttgacacgtgtcgtgctatgattgtcttctgatgtcgacacgtgtcgcgctgtgattggcctcctagttggagggaaactcttctgggtccttgacggtataacgttgaccggtgctcagtagtttcgggattggtcaagtatggtacaaacatactttataaaagaaaataccTACTCATAAATACTTGTGATGTCACATCCTTTTGAGCTAAGAAAGCCGGAGTCTCCGATAGTaatcgcacctaagcataatattgggaccTGTTAGTAAAACCTCAACTAAAACGATTAAATTTGGAAAAACGGAGTGTGGATTTGGGATCAGGGCGTCGAAATATGTTAAGAAAAGTCTCGggcaaattttgtaaaagtCAACGATCAACCCCAAAAAGTCAAACGAGATGCCGAGCAGATCAACTACATTAAATCattggaatttcactaaatggatgttaAAAACGGACTAGGGacatcgaaattagcctagaagggtttttgacaaaatttcaaaaaagtcaacaaaaggAATATTCTAAGAATATTCCAAATCCAATCAGGAAATGGGCTGGGCCGAATCCCAGGTTCGGATCCGAGTTGCGGATCT
This window harbors:
- the LOC126633826 gene encoding protoporphyrinogen oxidase 1, chloroplastic-like — encoded protein: MSHPNLDSTVARYCPLWAYYSLRLSLAARTFLLCRFAGKGIGFWDLWEGGGRRKGGETKKKMFTSVDCVVVSGGISGLCIAQVLATKHGDAVPIVIVTEAKDQVGGNIITVEKDGYAGAVTRLRLERKDPTKLSRGFGEDKQAGVYRIK
- the LOC126634615 gene encoding uncharacterized protein LOC126634615, with the protein product MMRCSPAPALLAFLLCVLSAEASVHKYAAERFATKGSAFVVHGGSEGIYSSSPAQSASDSVNGDSFIRFEKVTFRRSRESANLSSWPVHAIVFEVEDRETIGGSAYGGQRAVCCSGDLAKLGVCAQGEIIHRQSTENPGWPQVFGVSFEEHEEVATLPSKSIPITKTGMYNLYFIHCDLSIKDVVVEGKTIWKNPTGYLPGRMAPFMNFYGFMSFAFVILGIGWFSQYARFWREVFPLQNCITLVITLGMLEMALWYFEYAEFNETGVRPTGITVWAVTFGTVKRTVARVILLMVSMGYGVVRPSLGGLTSKVILLGLTFFLASEVLEMVENVGAVSDLSGKARLFLVLPVAVLDAFFILWIFTSLSATLKKLQARRMMVKLDIYRKFTNALAVTVIVSVGWICYELYFKSNDVYNEQWQNAWIVPAFWQVLSFSLLCVICILWTPSQTSTRYAYSGDSEEFDKDDTTLTLIKPALTPAKDAGSALETRPVKGSNGASNGNDEEDKIE
- the LOC126634616 gene encoding sm-like protein LSM1B translates to MSWAGPEDVYLSTSLASYLDKKLLVLLRDGRKLLGILRSFDQFANAVLEGACERAIVGDLYCDIPLGLYVIRGENVVLIGELDSEREELPPHMTRVSAAEIKRAQKAEREASDLKGTMRKRMEFLDMD